The DNA window ACTCCTATTGCAAAGCTAGAAACCCGAGGCTTTATTCTGCTGAAacatttcttgaaaaagaatgaaattGCTTGTTTTTTTAGGTTCTAATATGTTATGTCTCTGCTGTTGAAACTTCATTTATGCCTCGTCTTCCCTCATTCTGATGTGACCATTACCATATTTATTTGACCCCACAGATTGTGCTTTCTATAAATTGCAGCAAACGGGTCAGATAATACAAGGAACCAGGATATTCTCTCTCATCTACTGGGGAACCTGGCAAATCTGGCGGGTACACTTAATGAAAGAAGTATAGCCTCTTTGCTGGAGGGATCTCAAGGTTTGGTAAATTCTAGGACACCTGAAGCTGCGCTCAATGTGCCAAATCTTAATTCAAATGGTCCTGAAGCCTCAAGGCCTTCTGGTTCTCCCATCAAGACGGGTAATGGTGCCATCCGGCAGGATCCTCCAAGGTCTATGGTACAGTGTGAGGCAGCACCTTTGAATGCTGTCACAGAGAAATGCGTACCTTTAAGTCATGGTGCAGTGGCAAAGTTGAAACCTTCGGGAATCCAGCCCTCCTCAAATGTACTTCTATCGAGGGATAGCCAACCATCCCAGTTAATTGCAGCAGATACTAGCGTTGGAAGGGATCACTTAAATAACATCGACCTGAATAATGTATATGATGATACACAGGATTGTGCCGAGAATCCTAAGTCGTCTTCTGCTCCCGTGGGAGAGGTTAGGTCTCTTGATCATCCTTTGTGGTTGCAATGTAACTCTCTCAAATCAAGTCCACCGCAGACAAGTATAAACTCAGATTCAACCTCCACCCAGTCACCATCTAGTTCTAGTGGAGAAGCTCAGGTATGTTCTTTAGGTCTATATTTTAAGTTCATCTACTTAttcttggtgtttaactccagttttgaTAGTTTTAGTATAATAGGATTCATACTTATTGACATTTTTTTTACCTCTTACAGTCTCGCACAGATCGAATAGTTTTCAAACTCTTTGGCAAGGATCCAAGTGATTTTCCCCATGTTCTCCGATCACAGGTACTTTCTGTTCATAAAATTGCtacaaacaatttcactgcactGCTTCTTCATGCTGTGTTTAATTTATGGCATCCTTTTTGTTTTCAAGATCCTCAATTGGTTATCACACAGTCCTACCGAGATTGAGAGCTATATAAGGCCAGGCTGTATCGTATTAACAATATATCTCCGCCTCGAGAAATCTGCATGGGAGGAGGTATTGTTTGTTATAAACCACAAATGTTGGTTGCTGGATGATACCATttgaaaggaaaaggaaaaaaaaaaaaagaagaaaaatctagACGTGCTTATTACTATTTCAATATTGCAGCTCTCCTGTAACCTCGGATCCAGCTTGAGCAAGCTTGCTTCAAATGATTCTTTCTGGACAACAGGTTGGGTATATACAAGGGTGCAACAATCTGTAGCTTTTTTGTATAACGGTATGTTCTCCATCTGAGTGTGCGTTATGTGTGCATGTCCGTCGTGTGATTGTGATATTAAAATACCAGCAAGAActtctattttggttttttgtttttactttattttgttttatttttgtgtatCCATCCTGCAGGCCAAGTTGTCTTAGACGCGCCGTTGCATCTTAGAAGCCCACAGAATTGTAGGATTTCATGCATTAAACCACTTGCTGTTCCTAAAAATGCAAATGCTAAGTTTACTGTGAAAGGGTTCAACCTTTTCAGATCCAGCACAAGGTAAAATCTTTATTATGATGATATCAAATTTTCTTACTTGAAAGGTTGTAGCTACAGACTAGCATTTGAAAAATGCAAAAGCATAAATGTTCTTGGTCCATGTTTCTCTCTAaaagtttggatgtggggaaaATCTaagttttggtttttttttttttttcacaattttaggatGCTTTGTGCTTTTGAAGGGAAGTATCTGGTACATGATAGTTCTCATGATTTGATTGATGTAGCCGATGTATCCGATGCAGCTATCCAACATCTCAGCTTCTCTTGTCAAATACCAAATGTAACTGGCAGGGGGTTTGTTGAGGTTGTATCATATACTCGCActctcaattctttttctttttcccgaTGTGTTTTcgctgtttcttttcttttccactaGAATGGCAGAATGAATATATGCTTTgcctgtttattatttatgttgtATCCTGTTAACTTCCAGAAACTAACAGAAAGTCACAAATCTCTATAGCTTGCTTCTAAGTAGATTTTGATAGCTACCATAAGATTTTGCAAACTTTAGTTGGCCTCACAATTGTATAGTTTTAGGCTTTATAAGTAATCATAAATTTATACCACATATGCTTTTTCCTAATTTTGCTGACTTTTTGAAGTCATATTTTTTTGACTGACTTCTATAATATTTGCTTTCAGGTGGAAGATCATGGTCTTAGCAGCTGTTCCTTTCCATTTATAGTCGCAGAGCAAGAAATTTGTACAGAGATCTGCAAGCTGGAGAATGTGATTGAGGCGGCAGATGCCACTGATGACGTCTTGTTAAAGAGCAAACAAATAGAAGAAAAGACTCGAGCTCTGGAATTCTTACAAGAAATGGGTTGGCTTCTTCATAGAAGTCGTTTGAATGTTAGGCTAGGTACCCTGGCGCCTACTCAGGATCCCTTTCATTTCAGTCGGTTCGTGTGGCTTGTTGATTTCTCCATGGACCATGATTGGTGTGCAGTGGTGAAAAAACTCTTGGACATTATATTTGAGGATGGTGTTGATGTAGGAGATCATACCTCCATCGAGCTCGCGTTATTGGACATGGGTCTTCTACACAAAGCTGTGAAGAGAAATTCAAGGCCTATGGTGGAACTATTGTTAAAATTTGTGCCTACGAAAAGTTCAGCTGGGGCAGCAAAATTCTTATTTAGACCTGATAATGTTGGGCCGGCAGGGTTAACTCCACTTCATGTCGCAGCAAGCATGAAAGGCTCTGAGAATGTCTTGGATGCATTAACTGATGATCCAGGAATGGTAATTCCCTTCTCAACTTCATTCTTTTATGTACTTTAGGCTTTATGTTAGAATTATTAGGAGGGAATTGGCATCAAATAAAACTTCTCTAAGTTTGAAAACTGAGGTGTTTATGAAATGCCACATGTTTTTCTGTTAATACCGAACGGATCGTCTCCTTCTGTTTCGTTGTTAATCACTTTGTTAAAAGTCTAGTAAATTTTAATGAAAGGGATTTCGTAACAATATCAAACATTAGATTACTTAATTCTgcaaaatttgtttgattttctGTACATAATGATTTCAGAGTTTATAACATTTTTACCTTGTGTTCTATGTTCAGGTTGGAATTGAAGCATGGAAAAGTGCTAGGGACAATACAGGCTTGACGCCTAACGATTATGCAAGCCTCCGCGGCTATTTCTCCTACATTCAACTTGTCCAGAAGAACACCAACAAAAGGCGCGAAGGACAACATGTGCTTGATATCCCCGGCGCCATTGTAGACAGTAACACAAAGCAGAAGCAACTAGATGTGAACAGGACATCTAAGCTTGCAAGTTTGCACACCGAGAAGCTCGAAACCACAGTGATGGCGAGTCAATGCGGGATATGCCAGCACAGGCTGGCTTATGGCGGCACAAGAGCGGCACTGGTTTATCGGCCGGCGATGCTCTCACTTGTGGCCATTGCAGCTGTTTGTGTATGTGTGGCATTGCTCTTCAAAAGCTCACCTAAAGTTTATTATGTCTTCCAGCCTTTCAACTGGGAATCACTGGGATATGGTTATATCTAAGTTTTTTGAATAGTACATGCACTTTTGATTTCTATATATATTGAAACATGAGAGTCTCTAGTTTCTGGGCATGAGAAATGTTCTATTTCTCATTTTTGTCTTGTATACTGAGTCGACACACTTGTTCGCCATCGGACGAGATGTCATCGACTCAGTTTACGAGCAATGTGAGTACAAATAATACTATTTGAGTATAGTAGTGGCTGTCAACCtgtgataaaaatatattagggAAGCCAAAGATGTCTTGAATCTTTGATTATGCAAAATATATTATGCTATGTCATTAGGCCCTGTTTGCATGTAGCGATATTGTAAGCATTAGGAGATTACCTTTGTTTTGGTCATACATATAAAATGCTTAAAAGGTTACCATGATTTGTATATGAATGCCATCATGCGAAGCAGATAAACCATTAGATACTGGTGACTGGTGAGACAGCGATGTGGTCAGTTTAACAAACAATAACTGAAAGAGAAATAAGAGAGGATCatcagaatttattgttttggCTATCAGTTAGTCATCAATGTTAAAAAATATGAGATAGAATATATTGTTGgattattag is part of the Arachis duranensis cultivar V14167 chromosome 1, aradu.V14167.gnm2.J7QH, whole genome shotgun sequence genome and encodes:
- the LOC107470200 gene encoding squamosa promoter-binding-like protein 1, whose translation is MEARFGGKNQFLYGAVVPEMKGVGKRSLEWDLNDWRWDGDLFTAQQLNSVPSDCRSRQFFPPNPEIHANNNAINASNSISSSINPVEEGKRELEKKRRAVVIGEGEEREELNDEGGGGGGGGSSLNLNLGAQVYPIMVEGDEKSGKKTKVVETAATTSNRAVCQVQDCRVDLSGAKDYHRRHKVCDVHSKATKALVGNVMQRFCQQCSRFHALEEFDEGKRSCRRRLAGHNRRRRKTHPDAAGVNGGSLNGERGSSYLLMSLLRILSNMHSNGSDNTRNQDILSHLLGNLANLAGTLNERSIASLLEGSQGLVNSRTPEAALNVPNLNSNGPEASRPSGSPIKTGNGAIRQDPPRSMVQCEAAPLNAVTEKCVPLSHGAVAKLKPSGIQPSSNVLLSRDSQPSQLIAADTSVGRDHLNNIDLNNVYDDTQDCAENPKSSSAPVGEVRSLDHPLWLQCNSLKSSPPQTSINSDSTSTQSPSSSSGEAQSRTDRIVFKLFGKDPSDFPHVLRSQILNWLSHSPTEIESYIRPGCIVLTIYLRLEKSAWEELSCNLGSSLSKLASNDSFWTTGWVYTRVQQSVAFLYNGQVVLDAPLHLRSPQNCRISCIKPLAVPKNANAKFTVKGFNLFRSSTRMLCAFEGKYLVHDSSHDLIDVADVSDAAIQHLSFSCQIPNVTGRGFVEVEDHGLSSCSFPFIVAEQEICTEICKLENVIEAADATDDVLLKSKQIEEKTRALEFLQEMGWLLHRSRLNVRLGTLAPTQDPFHFSRFVWLVDFSMDHDWCAVVKKLLDIIFEDGVDVGDHTSIELALLDMGLLHKAVKRNSRPMVELLLKFVPTKSSAGAAKFLFRPDNVGPAGLTPLHVAASMKGSENVLDALTDDPGMVGIEAWKSARDNTGLTPNDYASLRGYFSYIQLVQKNTNKRREGQHVLDIPGAIVDSNTKQKQLDVNRTSKLASLHTEKLETTVMASQCGICQHRLAYGGTRAALVYRPAMLSLVAIAAVCVCVALLFKSSPKVYYVFQPFNWESLGYGYI